The Pogoniulus pusillus isolate bPogPus1 chromosome 27, bPogPus1.pri, whole genome shotgun sequence genome segment CAGCTGTCTCTCATTTGAAGTTAAAGTGATGTGACTGATCTGGTGCTTTATAGGTGCCAAAAAGGAGACCTTCTTCACCTGCTTCTCTTGTGCAAgctcttctgtctgtctgctgagatgtttctgcctgtttctctggcagagaagtgtttgcttttttggcTGGGTAAGTaggagatttgttttgttgatttgatttgttttgtcGCTGAATACTTGGTGCAGCTGGCCTCAGATGCTGTTTGTTCACAAAGGACACACTACTGTGTGATTGGTGGGCATAGAAGCAGTAATTGCTGACAGAAGCACGCTTGTGACCTTGGCTGTAAATTCATGAACAGGCATTACagtgtttctgtctctgcaagccaaagtactctcatgctgaagaacttcttcctcagatccactctgagcagccctgctctccctcagcttcaaaccattccccttgccctgtctttagacacccttatggaaaaagtccctctgcagccttcctgctgcaggttcccttcaggtactgggaggtagctttaaagtctccctggaggcttgtccccttcaggctgagcagccccagctccctcagcctatcctcttagaagtgctccagcccttggctcatcctcgtggtcctgctctgaactggttccagcagtttttcgttcttcagctggactgtggccatgtggaatgttttgggttgtgcttttgcctttgcatgCTGAAAGACTTCCTGTGTTACCTTAGTAGTACGTTTCATGTGCAAGGTTCCTGTCTGtgatctcttgctgctggggaagtcatGAGCTACCTGTGGGGGTGTGAAATGCAATAAGCTTCCATCGCGTTGCCTGCACGGATGTGAGGGGACAAAGTACTGCTGAGAAGCTTTTTTGTaccattctcttcccccttcccctcttgcctttaagggaacacacacagggagaAGCTCACTGAGCGCCCTCTGACATGCTGTAggaattctttgctttgcagtgttttacacTGTGGCTCTTCAAACCTGTAACCCATCTGCTTTCCATTGCCAGCGAGCTGACCATCCGTACTACCgtcgccttgaatgcctccaaccagcagtgtttgctgccagacagacacctggagaagacagaggacatGGTTAAGTTCATGAAGGATATCgtggatggtgctgctgaagtaagtctttgttgtggcttgagatatattggttggtgtttggtttttccccccttagctgCGGTGGCTCCGATTGTTACGCCGTGTGATTTATCTTCCTGTCCTGGCTGtcttcctgtgctgggtgctggcagtgaatACGTGGTGAGGAGTGCTTGGGGTGTGCCATCCTTTGCTGTTCTCACTGTGGGAACTCCAAGAGCCATGGAATGGGTGCGTTATGAGTGATGCACAATTAATAACCAATATTAATGTTGGTATCCAGGCAAAGGTTGTTAATAACTACAACCAACCTGTTTCTTATCATTcagtctctgcagaaagcttattgacaaggttcaaagcacacagctggggtatttgtacacttagaatcatggaatcagccaggttggaagagacctccaagctcatccagcccaacctagccccagccctctccagtcagctaggccatggcactaagtgcctcatccaggcttttcttgagcagctgcagggacggcgactccctaggcagcctctgtggtctgagagtagagcagcaacttgctgttagtttgctgtgatggtctcaaacagctgtgggagagtttggcatgagcctgttggaatgcttagccttactggaggagctgggagcgtcTGGGCAGCATGAAATGCAAGACCAATTGCTTTTCACTTCCTTGTTAAGGGACTTAAGGGTTGGGAGGTCTGAAGAATGAACTGTTGGGATCATAACTGCAAAGTGTCAGCAGTTTTGACATGGTTCCATTTGAcattgcaggcacaggctggtgatGGACTTCTGCAGCGAAGCAAGAGAGTCCTCTATGAGGCCAAGGCTGCTGTAATGGTAGAGTTCATTGCTTATTCAGTGAGGTGATGCTCTTGTCAGTCAAGAAGGACTTAGTTGCAGAGGCTTTGGAAATGCTTTGATGTAAGCTTGTTGCTATGCTGTGCCTAGTGTATCTATTGTCACTATTTAGAACTAGGCTTAAACCAAATGAACTTCTGGATTAAAACAGCCAATCATGTCTGCCACAGTTCTAACTGTTCCACCTGCAGGAATGTcacatttttcactctgctgttagTCTGATGTATTTTAAGGGACAGAATCATGaaaatccaacctcttttccttgagctttttgccatcgcttcagaggttcttttgtgttctgagcaatgttttggtttcagtctgtcccagtcctcTGTCAGCCTCCCAGCCAAGAAATCTCTGCTTCTGTTGAGGCggagcagcttctgtctgttgttacttgtcctattactgagcaccaccaagcagcagctggcaccttggTGCTGACCCCTGCCCCTCGGCCATGTATAGACGTTAATGagatcccttctcttccccagactaaacagcccctccCCCTCGCTCCTCTTCacactcccccctccccctcctcctccccctccccccctcctcttcacactccccccctccccctcctcttcacactccccccctcctcctcttcccactcccccccctcctcctcctccccctcccactccccccctcctcctcctcccactccccccccctcctcctcctcccactccccccctccctcctcctcctcccactccccccctcctcctcctcctcccactccccccctcctcccactccccccctcctcctcctcctcccactccccccctcctcccactccccccctcctcctcctcccactccccccctcctcctcctcccactccccccctcctcctcctccccctccccccctcctcctcctcccactccccccctcctcctcctcccactccccccctcctcctcctccctctccccccctcctcctcctcccactcccccccctcctcctcctcccactcccccccctcctcccactccccccctcctcctcctcccactccccccctcctcctcccactccccccctcctcctcctcccactccccccctcctcttcacactcccccccctctcctcttcacactcccccccctcctcctcttcacactccccccccctcctcctcttcacactcccccccctcctcctcttcacactcccccccctcctcctcttcacactccccccccctcctcctcttcacactccccccccctcctcctcttcactctcccccccctcctcctcttcactctcccccccctcctcctcttcactctccccccccctcctcctcttcactctccccccctcctcctcctcttcactctcccccccctcctcctcttcactctccccccccctcctcctcttcacactcccccccccctcctcctcttcacactccccccctcctcctcctcttcacactccccccctcctcctcctcttcacactcccccccccctcctcctcttcacactccccccccctcctcctcttcacactcccccccccctcctcctcttcacactccccccccccctcctcttcactctcccccccccctcctcttcacactccccccccctcctcctcttcacactccccccccctcctcctcttcacactccccccccctcctcctcttcactctccccccccctcctcctcttcactctccccccccctcctcctcttcactctcccccccccctcctcctcttcactctccccccccctcctcctcttcactctccccccccctcctcctcttcactctcccccccccctcctcctcttcactctccccccccccctcctcctcttcacactcccccccccctcctcctcttcacactcccccccccctcctcctcttcacactcccccccctcctcctcttcactctccccccccctcctcctcttcacactccccccccctcctcctcttcacactccccccccccttctcctcttcacactcccccccccctcctcctcttcacactcCCCCCCACAATAACGAGAGCCACACcagaggccagagctgtgctgtctcagcaagCAAAGGGCAAAGGAGGCAACGAGATGCTGTAGGGACTCTGactcttgctgccaggctgcaacaagaggaaggcagattctggcccccaacaggtgaaaacaagagagcagcaaggcaggaagcacaaaagcaaacctatctcatgaaggaaacagcacaactgcaagcacagctttaagcacagcataccaaggaggaacagaaatcccaagcagagcagaggggaggagtggcttagagaaaagcaaaagcaccccacaaaggacacagccaaaacaccaccccacaaaggacacagccaacCTACCCCCGCAAAGGGGATCAGCcaaaggcttctgcctctcctggggcagcttaaaaaggggaggtcaattgaagtctcctcccaccccagctgtggccactttgccctgcctgctcagtgccctttataagcagagcaggaggagcccagccccaagctgggcccattGTGGGCCAGGGGATCCTCCgcctggcatcccaggtgagtgcgcacgggtgagcaccgggtgcgtggtggagggtttcaaaggctggggggcctggatGGCCCCCTGGCTAGCTAGGGCCACCTTAGGGCTGGGCTACTGACCCACTGCAACATCCACCTTAGCTCACGGGTGCTAAGTCTGTGTTGCTACTGAGGCTGAGGTTGCTCTAGGAGGTTGGATCCTCGAAGGTTTTGCTCTGGGTTCTGCGATGGAGgcaaagatggagcaggagcaccaactggagctggtaacagaccagcagcagcagctggtaatggaactggtaatggagcagaagctggtaatgtagagtggagaggaggaggaggaaagcagcagagactgcccgggggaaggcagagagtgggggcaggacggcaggggctgcccggggaaaggtggagggcagcggcaggagggcagggaggaggtacAGAGCTTTCAGGTGCTGAGCTTCAACAGAAAGacctgatggaaaagaaaagagactaaCTTGTTTAGCAAAAGTACTCTCTGGAATTTCCCAAGTCGCTTATTTATTGAAGGGAGTCATTTGTTGGTCATTGTCATCACGAGAGAGGACCTTTTGGGTGGCGTTAGGGTGGTTTGGACTTGCCTgtaactccaggcccctcagaaaTTGATGGGGGGGGAAAACCCCAACCCATGGATGTTCTCTTGGTTGTCTTTAATAGATAAACAAAGAGCAAGTGCGACTGAAAGAGCTTTACAGGTAACAACTCTGTGACACTGTTTGGAGAGTTTTGAATTGGTCATTGCCAGTGAGATCAAggtagtgccccttggccttgctgcatgtggtgaactgctcctaacacagcccagctgaacACAGAGTCAGGTGAAATGAAGGCTGAAGAGATAGGAAAAGTCTTTCTCAGCCTCATAGCTAAAGACAGTTTAGTTTCCCCAAGAAGTCCCATTCTACCTGTTGTGCATTGGTTTGATGCCAAAGCCAAACAACTGCCCCAGACCTTTCTATTTTCTCAACTTTGGTGTAAATGAATATGaattgaggttggatgaggccttgagcagcctgttgcagtgggaggtatccctgcctagagcagagggttgggactggatgatccttgaggtcccttccaacctaaaccattcaatgaagtCTTTTATCAGCTCCTAGGATTAGTGACAGTGGGGAATGTTTGCTTGCtatgagctgagggagctgtttccTAAATGGAATGTTCATTAGTTCTTTAGCACCTGAAAATGTTGGCAGGCTACTTGATAAACCTCCTGGAACACAGGGGCCTGTTGAattgttttcccagtgcctgaacagcttgcagtgctgtaatggcttagcctcctgtttccctccaacacagaagtgaggcaaaagtaacacagccaaggaaaaaccctctgggttgagatcaagaggtaaatacaaaatgagatcctgcagtgcacaattactttagcctgtttctgtttgcagaaagcagaagtcagccacctgccacccatcccctcctgaccccaaccccagaaacccaaagcagcacttggcacaggaGGTCTCTCGTGTTGCAGTCTCACCTTCAAGCCCTGGaatactttgcttcagccagcagcatggggttgGATACCAACAGCAGAGTTGACTTAACCTGTGACTAAGTGAACTTTAAGTGTTCTGACTCCACAGTGGAACCTgataaagaaagatgtgaatggaagcaggctctgactgctctgtgtaactgatgagaagctttctgaaggaggtgaatttgttttacagcccttctctcagctggttacagatcttcaaggtagctgctggtgcagtgtctgtTGGAGACTGTTAGCCACTCTGAAGGAGGGAGTTAGTGGAGCATCATAGGAACATGTAGAGAGATTGGTCAGGAAAAGGCATTTGTGTTACCCTTTTGAGTCATTTGAGTCACTTTTATTGTAAtcccatggctgagagcaggactcCTTTGTGTCCAGGGTTAAAATCTTCAAGGAGAAACAGTGCCAAGGCTCTGAATTGATTGGGACTTGGTGCTGCTAGTTACAATGTAGGACAGTTAAGGCAGTCCTGTGTTTtgtgatttgccttttttcctgccGTTCTAGTTTTGGCTCGGGCTAGTGTGAAGTGTATCTGGAACTAGGTCCTAGCTcgaagctctgccttctcttctacagcctcaacagccccagttctttcagtgctgcttcccaggagaggtgctgcagtcctctgctcgtctttgtggccctcatctggcagaagagctgtgtttttCCTCTAGCTCCTGCAGAACGGCCTTAATTCTGgtgtcagcagctccccctgtgtctcctctgctgtctctaaATCCCTCCAGAGTAGATCAAGGAAGTGCTGAGTAGCCCCAGCTGgagttgagagctgtccctATAAACTGAGTGTGTAGGAGTGGCAGAGCGTGGGCTGTGCCTTGCGTGCGGTGTGCTGTTGGCAAAGGCAATAGGCAGAGCGGCGCTGGGCTGAAGGCGCTGCCCCCGGCCGGGCGCAGAGGCGCTCTCGGTTGTGTGTGCTGCCCTCCGGTGTTTGCTCGTCGGTACTGCAGTTGTGTAGCAGCTGCGGTGTGGCGccggtgctcagtgctgccaccgtGTGTTTGCTTGTCCACACTGCAGTTCCTCAGCCGCGGCGGTCCCCCGTTTTCCTGCCTCGTCTCTAAAGGCCGTGCACGATTGAAGTggctgaaagctgaggggaggggaggagaggaggggaaggtgagaggtgggagggagagctgagaactggtttggatttgtaAGTATTGGAGTGAGGAGTTAAAagcggcaggcagggggggcgggccggcgctcgggggggcgggccggcgctcgggggggcgggccggcgctcgggggggcgggccggcgctcgggggggcgggccggcgctcgggggggcgggccggcgctcgggggggcgggccggcgctcgggggggcgggccggcgctcgggggggcgggccggcgctcgggggggcgggccggcgctcgggggggcgggccggcgctcgggggggcgggccggcgctcggggggggcgggccggcgctcgggggggcgggccggcgctcgggggggcgggccggcgctcggggggggcgggccggcgctcgggggggcgggccggcgctcggggggggcgggccggcgctcgggggggcgggccggcgctcgggggggcgggccggcgctcggggggggcgggccggcgctcgggggggcgggccggcgctcgggggggcgggccggcgctcgggggggcgggccggcgctcgggggggcgggccggcgctcgggggggcgggccggcgctcggggggggcgggccggcgctcgggggggcgggccggcgctcgggggggcgggccggcgctcgggggggcgggccggcgctcggggggggcgggccggcgctcgggggggcgggccggcgctcggggggggcgggccggcgctcgggggggcgggccggcgctcgggggggcgggccggcgctcggggggggcgggccggcgctcggggggggcgggccggcgctcgggggggcgggccggcgctcgggggggcgggccggcgctcgggggggcgggccggcgctcggggggggcGGGCCGCTAGGGCTCCGCAGTCGGACGCATGCGGCAGTGGGAGCGGGGCGGAGCATCGCGGGCGGAGCCGCAGGGAGCGGCAGTGgcgctgagcaggctgcagcggaATGGCGGCGAGcacagagcggcaggcaggcaggcgggcAGGGCGTTTCGGGCCAGAGGGAAGCCTCCCGCGTTCCCCGGCAGAGCTGCGTTCTTTGTCTCTCGCAGCAGAGGAGTTTGGGCAGGTGAGTTGCTCGGCAGCGGCGCCGCATCTGAGACGCGTTTTAGCGCAGCTGCCGTAAGTAGCCTTTGCGGCGCTGTCTGCACGTGTGCGggggtctggaggcatctgTAGGTACCCTTAGGGGCCTGGAGGGCTCTCTGGAAGTCTGTGAAgctctctgggtgtctgtggaggtggttaggggtcggtagaggtgtctgtggtgctgtaggtgtctcaaaaggctgtgaaggtcttgaggtgccttgcaaaggtctcgaggtgtctgtagaggtctgtaggggtctgcagggttctctggcagtctgtagaggtctgtggGGGTCTCTAGGGGCCTCTTAAAGAcatgcaggggtctgcagggctctatAGAAAGGTCGGGAGGGGTCCCTAGAGGTCtctaggaggctggaggggtgtgcaggggtctgtagcattcagcaggtgtgtggaggtttctgttctgggcccgcaggtgtctgcaggcatcttgtaaaggtctgcaggggtctgtggagctctgtcaggcatctgttaagtgtctgcaggaatccattgaaggtgtggagggggctgcagggctctgcagaggaggctgtggctgtgtgtagaGGTCTTAGGGGTGTGAAGAgtttgcaggggtctgtaagggtctgcagagcccttggaaaggtctgaagttgtctgtaggagtctggagatgtctctagggcactgcagggctctgcaggggtctgctgctgcGGGAGGAGTGGGCTGGGGGAGCCACGCCCCCCGGGCTGCGGAGccacgccccctccctggcctttCTTGCCTGGGTCTGGTTGCTGCATCTTTATTTGCATAGCCACACCCCCTGTCCACTTGCTGTCTAGTCCCCGCCCCTTTCTTTCTGAGCCATGCCCCCTTCCCTGTTCTATGTCTGGTCCCCGCCCCTTTTCCTTAGCCACGCCCCCTCAGTGCAATGCTATTCCCCGCCCCTCCATAGCCACGCCCTCTCCCCCATGCTGTGCCTGGCCCCGCCCCctcggccccgcccccgccccacAGTAACTAATTATATGGTGGCAGATTTGGAGCTTCCTTGGAGGAGGAgttcaggaggtggctgctgattgGTGGATTGTGGTGGGTGTGGTTTGCCGcttgttctgcctccctcaTTTGCATACATTTCAATATCAGGCTCTGCCTTTCAGTACCTTGGAGATGTGTTGGGGGTTGGGGAGCGGTTACcgggagggtcagcagctgattggtggattctgtgggggctgtgggcatggtcacccctgtgccccgccccctcatttgcataaatgaaggcagggtccacctggcagagtttggtgctttattgggggggggggggaactggTTAGGACggggagggtcagcagctgattggtgcATCCTCTGGCCTGGGcggggcctgcccctgccccgccccaCCGAAGTGCTCgatggtctccagcacagccccagcagctccaggaaggaggagacctccccccgcaggcctccagccccccgggagacccagagcctgcggggggagggctcagggacccccagaccctcccaggGACCTGTCAGGGACCCTCAGACCCACCCAGGGACCCCGAGACCCTCCTAGGGACctcccagggacccccagacccgCCCACTGGcctcccagagacccccacTCACCTCCTTGTATGCCCCCACtaatcccccagcccctccccgtcCCCGCCCAgcgccccccagtgcccactcaggccctcagcttgtccccgcagcactgcagcctggcccgggggcgctgctgaggcctccccccgggccgggctggggctgcaggcctgggcccagcgccctcagtgccacctgtgccaggccagcaggcagcggcagcagcacctccctggcagggcaggtcaagGAGCCTCGGGGGAgggaccccagcacctcccagcgtccccccagtcccctcccactgctcccagtcccccccaggCACCCCTGGGACTCTCTACGGCACCCACAGACCCTTCCCCTACCCCCAGCCACCTCTGACCCCCGTCAAAACCTCACCCGGGGACCCCCAtgacacccccagaccctccctctgctccactgccccctccccccagccacctcggACCCTTCCCAAGGCgcccccaaacccccccaacCCCGGGGCCGCCTacaacacccccagcccctccccctaCCCCCTTCAGCCACTTCGCCCCCCCCCAAGCGCCCCTGGCAACCACTGACTcatccccagaccctccccccactgctcgcccccccccagccacctcatcccccccccccgggaCTCCTCAAACCCCCCTGGGGCCCCCCCGAAGCCCCTCTGGGACTCTCCAAaaccccccagccccttcccccgcTCCCCCCCGAGCCCTCTCGGACCCCTCCCGGGACCCCCCAACTCCGCCTAAGACCCCCCCGGGGCTGAGTACAGCCGCAGCAGCTCGCTCCGCGCCGCCATCTTGCCTCCGTGCCGTCACTTCCGGCTGTCAGGCGACGCTCTGGGCTCTCCTCTCGCTGGTCAAAGCCGCTCTAGGCCTCCGAGGTCCTCCAGGCGCCACTGCGAGCGGCTCTGGGCCAAAGCAAtgtctgtgctcagctgcagggatggatttgcctgcactcaagctgctgctgccagagcccctcCGTGTCAATCTGTGCTGCCGTtgggttctgcagctctctccagcaagcatggcatgagctgaaggagcagcaggagcagcatggccgttccccaggcagcaggagggttcagcccagcaccagctcatgcgggaggagcagatgctgaggaacaTCCCCCACGAGACgcaggtggccaaagaggctgggtcaggtaaagctttgtgtggagtttgtgctccttctggcagtcaggtgcACCGGTTCTGAGGAGTAGAAGCATGGAGTGGTtgctgttggagaagagcttccaaatcatccagggcagccctaaagcatgtccctgagcagcacagctgtaggactttgcctccctccaggtagctgcagccagcagtgaggtcactgatcagactctgtgctcagagcagagctgctgcagccctctcagcatcttggtagcctcctctgcactggctccaacacttccatgtccttcttgtgctgggggctccagaactgcccccaggactgcagatggggtgtgaggagagcagaggcaaggggcagaatcccctcccttgctttACTGGccccactgctcttgctgcaacccagcacagggttgctgtctgggctgcatatgcacactgccagctcatgttgagagCTTTTTACCAACCCAGACTCttaggtccttttcctcagggctgctctcagccattcaccacccagcctggatttgtgcttgggattgcactgatgcaggtgcaggaccttacacttggccttgttgaatttcatgaggttggcctgggcctgTTGGCTTgagttttgattggaaaagctTTAGTAGTTTCATCTTGATGGCTCATCAGCATGTTATTGCACTCTAAAGTAAACAAATCTAGGTAAAGGAGTTAGATTTCAGGATATTTTGCCATATCAGTAGTTTATGTTGATCACTTGATCGCAGCCTTCTTGCCAGCTCTACTTGGTTACTTTTTACTTAGAGATATATTAAGTACATTGTTTTATCCTGGTAAACCACTCTCACTTCCAGTATGAGCTTTCAAGATGAGTGTTGCACTGTGTTGGATTTTTAATGGTAAGTAATTAGAGGAGCACTCCTGTCTCTGCAGATCTGAATAGGAGGAAAGTCCTTGGTAGAGTGGAAATCTTCTGTGAGGGGAATAATAAGCATTGTCAAAGACTGTGTTGAATGGTAAAGcagtagcagagcagctcctctaaGACTCATCAAGTTAGATTGGTAAATCCCATTCAATGTTTTACCTAATCTAATGCATGGTGTGCTCTGTTTGGTAAGGTGttcctttaaaaacaaatcaCTAGATACAGTAAGTGCAGCTTCTTGTTTGCCTCAGCTTTCTGTTCGTGTATGTGAAGGCAAGATTATGTCCCAGTTTTGATGTTAGTTTGTGAGAGGTTTT includes the following:
- the LOC135187559 gene encoding uncharacterized protein LOC135187559 isoform X1, which encodes MREEQMLRNIPHETQVAKEAGSGAKKETFFTCFSCASSSVCLLRCFCLFLWQRSVCFFGWRADHPYYRRLECLQPAVFAARQTPGEDRGHAAVAPIVTPCDLSSCPGCLPVLGAGSEYVVRSAWGVPSFAVLTVGTPRAMEWAQAGDGLLQRSKRVLYEAKAAVMINKEQVRLKELYRKQKSATCHPSPPDPNPRNPKQHLAQEVSRVAVSPSSPGILCFSQQHGVGYQQQS
- the LOC135187559 gene encoding uncharacterized protein LOC135187559 isoform X2; amino-acid sequence: MLAALSTDKAHWSAKKETFFTCFSCASSSVCLLRCFCLFLWQRSVCFFGWRADHPYYRRLECLQPAVFAARQTPGEDRGHAAVAPIVTPCDLSSCPGCLPVLGAGSEYVVRSAWGVPSFAVLTVGTPRAMEWAQAGDGLLQRSKRVLYEAKAAVMINKEQVRLKELYRKQKSATCHPSPPDPNPRNPKQHLAQEVSRVAVSPSSPGILCFSQQHGVGYQQQS
- the LOC135187559 gene encoding uncharacterized protein LOC135187559 isoform X3, translating into MREEQMLRNIPHETQVAKEAGSGAKKETFFTCFSCASSSVCLLRCFCLFLWQRSVCFFGWRADHPYYRRLECLQPAVFAARQTPGEDRGHAAVAPIVTPCDLSSCPGCLPVLGAGSEYVVRSAWGVPSFAVLTVGTPRAMEWAQAGDGLLQRSKRVLYEAKAAVMEVGSSKVLLWVLRWRQRWSRSTNWSW
- the LOC135187559 gene encoding uncharacterized protein LOC135187559 isoform X4, which gives rise to MREEQMLRNIPHETQVAKEAGSGAKKETFFTCFSCASSSVCLLRCFCLFLWQRSVCFFGWRADHPYYRRLECLQPAVFAARQTPGEDRGHAAVAPIVTPCDLSSCPGCLPVLGAGSEYVVRSAWGVPSFAVLTVGTPRAMEWAQAGDGLLQRSKRVLYEAKAAVMKAEVSHLPPIPS
- the LOC135187559 gene encoding protein disulfide-isomerase TMX3-like isoform X5, which produces MSYLWGELTIRTTVALNASNQQCLLPDRHLEKTEDMVKFMKDIVDGAAEAQAGDGLLQRSKRVLYEAKAAVMINKEQVRLKELYRKQKSATCHPSPPDPNPRNPKQHLAQEVSRVAVSPSSPGILCFSQQHGVGYQQQS